The window CGGGTACGCCGAAGCCCGGAGCCGAGGGCGGCAGCAGGAGGTCAAGCAGGCGCTCTTCGGCGTTGAGCTCGGCGCGGTCGGCCACGTCCTCCAGCTTCTCCCCGCGCACCATCTCAATGGCAATCTCCACCAAATCGCGCACCATGGACTCGACGTCGCGGCCGACGTAGCCCACCTCGGTGAACTTCGAAGCTTCGACCTTGAGGAAGGGTGAATTGGCCAGCCGGGCCAGGCGGCGCGCGATCTCCGTCTTGCCCACGCCGGTGGGGCCGATCATGATGATGTTCTTGGGCATGATCTCTTCCGCCATGTCGGGCGGGAGCTTCTGCCGGCGCATGCGGTTGCGCAGCGCGATGGCCACGGCGCGCTTGGCCGCCTTCTGCCCCACGACGTACTTGTCCAGTTCGCTGACGATCTCGCGCGGCGTCAGCTCGTCCAGGACGACCTGTTCTTCCTCTGCGGTTCCGGGTAGGTAGATGGCCATGACTTCAGTTCTCAGTTCCCAGTCCTCAGCGGACCAGGTCCCTAGAGCTCCTCCACGGTAATGTGCTCATTGGTATAGATGCAGATTCGGGCGGCGATCTTCATGGCTTCTTCCACGATTTTTCGCGCCGGCAACTGGGTGTGGTCGTAGAGAGCGCGGGCAGCGGAGAGCGCATAAGGTCCGCCGCTGCCGATGGCGGCGATGCCGTCGTCGGGCTCGATGATGTCTCCGGTGCCGCTGATCAGGTAGGTAGTGGTCTTGTCCGTGACCAGGAGCAGCGCTTCCAGGTGGCGCAGGATCTTGTCCGTGCGCCAGTCCTTGGCCAGCTCTACAGCCGCCCGCCCCAGGTTGCCGTGGAACTGTTCGAGCTTCGA of the Terriglobales bacterium genome contains:
- the hslV gene encoding ATP-dependent protease subunit HslV translates to MKKTLPVRSTTVLCVRRDGAVVMAADGQVTVGHDVLKHTAKKIRRLYQDKILAGFAGSTADAFSLFSRFESKLEQFHGNLGRAAVELAKDWRTDKILRHLEALLLVTDKTTTYLISGTGDIIEPDDGIAAIGSGGPYALSAARALYDHTQLPARKIVEEAMKIAARICIYTNEHITVEEL